The following are encoded in a window of Candidatus Acidulodesulfobacterium acidiphilum genomic DNA:
- the carB gene encoding carbamoyl-phosphate synthase large subunit, with the protein MPKRTDIKRILIIGSGPIVIGQAAEFDYSGTQGAKALTEEGYEVILVNSNPATIMTDPDNAYKTYIEPLTKDFVEKIIEKERPDSILPTLGGQTALNLTLELFDAGVVQKYGLNILGANIDAIKKAEDREYFKKSMEKIGVPVLQGGFARNMDEAYEVQKTIGFPVIIRPSFTLGGSGGGIAYNIYEFGEIAANGLNLSPISEILIEKSAIGFKEVELEVMTDKNKNTIIICSIENLDPMGIHTGDSITIAPVQTLSDGDLQKIRDYSIKIMSEIGVETGGSNIQFALDPDSENVYVIEMNPRVSRSSSLASKATGFAIAKIAAKLAVGYTLDEITNDITKKTLACFEPSIDYVVTKIPRFTFEKFPQTDSTLTTHMKSVGEVMAIGRTFAESLQKAARSLENGYYGIESLYGLDLSYDLINEKQDMEVVKEEIKLLIKNNDFRRLFLIADALRAGFSAKEINEFSKIDMWFLAQIESIIEHERKLFFAEEPLKNIDLIKESKEMGFSNRIIAKLIARKKDGKHILPEEYLKKDLKAVSIIEETKNAVYGALKDAGIKRVFKKVDTCAAEFEAATPYMYSSFDKFNEVEPIDNEKVVILGSGPNRIGQGIEFDYCCVHCSLALKEKKISSIMLNCNPETVSTDYDTSSRLYFEPLTFEDAEAVCDAENNPPVILQFGGQTPLKLAKKFDSQGIKILGTPYKYIDIAEDREKFKNIINKLNLLQPESSMAFSGEEIFDKAISIGFPVLLRPSYVLGGRAMEVIYGEEGLSEYIKKIFKQDISFPILIDKFLEDAIEIDVDALSDGESVYIAGIMEHIEEAGVHSGDSACSLPSFSLDNKSIEKIKDITETICREFYVNGLINIQFAVKNEKIYIIEVNPRASRTVPFIGKATGVQIAKLATRIMLGEKLKSFNLGRSFDINYYCVKEAVFPFSKFSNVDPMLGPEMRSTGEVMGIDSSFGMAYAKSQIAAGQNLPLAGNVLISVKDEDKKYLKELGISLTEAGLNILATKGTSEYLEGVGIKNVKINKVKEGRPHIIDALKNKEISMIINTPRGQKSLEDSYVIRRSAIEFSLPYYTTIRGAEAACMAIKALKENNISVKALQDYYKGI; encoded by the coding sequence ATGCCTAAAAGAACGGATATTAAAAGAATTCTAATAATAGGTTCGGGACCCATTGTAATAGGACAGGCCGCCGAGTTTGACTATTCCGGTACGCAGGGAGCTAAAGCTCTTACCGAGGAGGGATACGAAGTAATATTGGTAAATTCAAATCCTGCAACCATAATGACCGATCCCGACAACGCATATAAAACTTATATAGAGCCGCTAACTAAGGATTTTGTCGAAAAAATTATCGAAAAAGAAAGACCTGACAGTATATTGCCCACGCTTGGAGGGCAGACCGCGCTCAATTTAACTCTGGAACTTTTTGATGCGGGAGTCGTACAAAAATACGGGTTAAATATCCTGGGCGCTAACATAGATGCTATAAAAAAAGCGGAAGACAGGGAATATTTTAAGAAAAGCATGGAAAAAATCGGGGTGCCTGTTTTACAGGGCGGTTTCGCCAGGAATATGGACGAAGCGTATGAAGTTCAAAAAACTATAGGGTTTCCCGTAATTATAAGGCCTTCTTTTACTCTCGGCGGAAGCGGCGGCGGAATAGCTTATAACATATATGAGTTTGGGGAAATAGCCGCAAACGGTTTGAATTTAAGTCCGATAAGCGAAATATTGATAGAAAAATCCGCAATAGGATTTAAGGAAGTAGAGCTTGAAGTGATGACCGATAAAAATAAGAATACCATTATAATATGCTCTATAGAAAATCTTGACCCTATGGGAATTCATACCGGCGATTCCATAACTATCGCTCCGGTTCAAACTTTAAGCGACGGAGATCTTCAGAAAATCAGGGATTATTCTATAAAGATAATGAGCGAAATAGGCGTAGAAACCGGCGGATCAAATATTCAGTTTGCCTTAGACCCAGATTCCGAAAACGTTTACGTCATAGAAATGAATCCAAGGGTATCGAGAAGCTCAAGTCTTGCCTCTAAAGCCACAGGTTTTGCGATTGCAAAAATTGCGGCAAAACTTGCAGTCGGATATACTTTAGACGAAATTACCAACGATATAACTAAAAAAACGCTTGCATGTTTTGAACCTTCTATAGACTATGTAGTAACTAAAATACCTCGTTTTACTTTTGAAAAATTTCCTCAAACCGACAGCACGCTGACTACTCATATGAAATCCGTAGGCGAAGTAATGGCCATAGGAAGAACCTTTGCCGAATCCCTGCAAAAAGCGGCAAGGTCTTTAGAAAACGGATATTACGGCATAGAATCGCTTTACGGCTTAGATCTTTCTTACGATTTAATAAACGAAAAACAGGATATGGAAGTCGTTAAAGAAGAAATTAAATTGTTAATAAAAAATAACGATTTTCGAAGACTTTTTTTGATAGCGGACGCGTTAAGGGCAGGATTTTCGGCTAAAGAAATTAATGAATTTTCTAAAATAGATATGTGGTTCCTTGCCCAGATTGAATCAATAATAGAACATGAAAGAAAGCTGTTTTTTGCCGAAGAGCCTTTAAAAAATATTGACCTTATTAAAGAATCTAAAGAGATGGGTTTTTCAAACAGGATTATAGCTAAATTAATTGCAAGAAAAAAAGACGGAAAACATATTTTACCGGAAGAATATTTAAAAAAAGACCTCAAGGCTGTTTCAATTATCGAAGAAACCAAAAATGCGGTTTATGGAGCTTTAAAAGATGCGGGCATAAAAAGAGTCTTTAAAAAGGTCGATACATGCGCTGCTGAATTTGAAGCCGCTACGCCTTATATGTATTCTTCATTTGATAAGTTTAATGAGGTAGAGCCGATTGATAACGAAAAGGTCGTTATCTTGGGAAGCGGTCCTAACAGAATAGGACAGGGCATAGAATTCGACTATTGTTGCGTTCACTGCTCTCTCGCGCTAAAGGAGAAAAAAATTTCCTCTATAATGCTGAACTGCAATCCGGAAACTGTTTCCACCGATTACGATACTTCTTCGAGGCTATATTTCGAGCCTTTAACTTTTGAAGATGCCGAAGCTGTATGCGATGCCGAAAACAATCCTCCTGTTATACTTCAATTCGGAGGACAGACGCCCCTTAAATTAGCAAAGAAATTTGATTCCCAAGGCATAAAAATTCTTGGGACGCCTTATAAATATATAGACATAGCGGAAGATAGGGAAAAATTTAAAAATATAATAAATAAATTAAATTTATTACAGCCTGAAAGTTCTATGGCATTCAGCGGCGAAGAAATATTCGACAAAGCAATATCTATCGGTTTTCCGGTTCTCCTGAGGCCTTCTTACGTTCTTGGCGGAAGAGCGATGGAGGTTATTTACGGAGAGGAAGGGCTTTCGGAATATATAAAAAAGATATTTAAGCAGGATATTTCTTTTCCGATACTTATAGACAAATTTTTAGAAGATGCCATAGAAATAGACGTAGATGCTTTAAGCGACGGAGAATCGGTTTATATAGCGGGAATAATGGAACACATTGAAGAGGCGGGAGTTCATTCGGGAGACAGCGCATGTTCGCTTCCATCTTTTTCTTTAGATAATAAATCTATCGAAAAAATTAAAGATATTACCGAAACTATTTGCAGGGAATTTTACGTGAACGGGCTTATTAATATTCAATTTGCGGTAAAAAACGAAAAAATATACATTATAGAAGTAAATCCAAGGGCATCGAGAACGGTTCCGTTTATAGGCAAGGCTACCGGAGTACAGATAGCAAAATTAGCAACAAGAATTATGCTCGGAGAAAAACTTAAAAGTTTTAATCTAGGCAGGTCTTTCGATATTAATTATTACTGCGTAAAGGAAGCCGTATTTCCTTTTTCTAAATTTTCCAACGTCGATCCTATGCTTGGCCCAGAAATGAGATCTACGGGAGAAGTTATGGGAATAGATTCAAGTTTCGGAATGGCTTATGCAAAGTCGCAGATAGCCGCCGGACAGAACCTGCCTCTTGCCGGAAACGTTCTTATAAGCGTAAAAGACGAAGACAAAAAATATTTAAAAGAACTGGGCATATCTTTAACCGAAGCGGGACTTAATATACTTGCGACGAAAGGAACATCCGAATATTTAGAAGGAGTAGGCATTAAAAACGTAAAAATAAACAAAGTGAAAGAAGGGCGCCCCCATATCATAGACGCGCTTAAAAATAAGGAAATATCAATGATAATTAATACGCCGCGGGGGCAAAAATCTTTGGAAGATTCTTATGTTATAAGAAGAAGCGCAATAGAGTTTTCCCTGCCGTATTATACGACTATACGCGGGGCGGAAGCTGCGTGCATGGCTATTAAAGCTCTTAAGGAAAATAATATCTCCGTTAAAGCTTTACAGGATTATTATAAAGGTATATAA
- a CDS encoding radical SAM protein, whose protein sequence is MFKIRDGFNLFKPSYLNISNADFIAKIDALYDLAENCGLCPRRCGAKRLKGEKGLCGGEDVLKIASINLHFGEEPPISGKTGSGTVFFSGCPLKCKFCQNYPISRYGAGVYHSTAEFAEKMVKLQEKGANNINLVTSAHYMPFVAESIFLAKKIGLNIPIVYNSSGYEDERLLDLLDNLIDIYLPDIKYSDDGYALKYSGISNYVEVNRKALKIMYEQVKELRINKKNGIAVSGLLIRHLVLPNGISGYEDSFKFIAEKLSIDVPVSIMSQYFPAYKAKYDDNISMPITNEEYSAAVESLIGNNLTGFFQNDKFFDEDLADLSHCER, encoded by the coding sequence ATGTTTAAGATAAGGGACGGTTTTAATTTGTTTAAGCCTTCGTATCTTAATATTTCTAACGCAGATTTTATCGCAAAAATAGATGCGCTTTACGATTTAGCCGAAAATTGCGGATTGTGTCCGAGACGGTGCGGAGCAAAAAGGTTAAAAGGCGAAAAAGGTTTGTGCGGCGGAGAAGATGTTCTTAAAATAGCCAGCATAAATCTTCATTTTGGAGAAGAACCTCCTATATCCGGAAAAACAGGTTCCGGAACGGTTTTTTTTAGCGGCTGTCCGTTAAAATGCAAGTTTTGCCAGAATTATCCTATAAGCAGGTACGGCGCAGGAGTATATCATAGCACGGCCGAATTTGCGGAAAAAATGGTTAAGCTGCAGGAAAAAGGGGCTAACAATATTAACCTCGTAACTTCTGCGCATTATATGCCTTTTGTCGCCGAATCTATTTTTTTGGCTAAAAAAATCGGGCTTAATATACCGATAGTTTATAACAGTTCCGGTTATGAAGACGAAAGACTGTTAGATTTGCTGGATAATTTAATAGATATATATCTTCCGGACATTAAATATTCCGATGACGGATATGCTTTAAAATACTCAGGAATATCTAATTATGTAGAAGTAAACAGAAAGGCTTTAAAAATAATGTATGAACAGGTTAAAGAGCTAAGAATAAATAAAAAAAACGGTATTGCGGTATCGGGACTTCTGATAAGGCATCTTGTTTTGCCGAATGGAATAAGCGGTTACGAGGATTCTTTTAAATTTATAGCCGAAAAGCTTAGTATAGATGTTCCCGTAAGTATTATGAGTCAGTATTTTCCGGCTTATAAAGCCAAGTACGACGATAATATATCTATGCCGATTACTAACGAGGAATATTCGGCTGCGGTCGAATCGTTAATCGGCAATAATTTAACGGGCTTTTTTCAAAACGATAAATTTTTCGACGAAGATTTAGCCGACTTAAGTCATTGCGAGCGATAG
- the carA gene encoding carbamoyl-phosphate synthase small subunit: protein MDNSFKKEKAVLMFENGDFYEGFFEGKPLESGGEAVFNTAMNGYQELVTDPSYNGQVVVMTYPMIGNYGINEFDFESDKVWISGLVTKNYVNNYSHYGAVKSLSEFINSYGYPVVSGIDTRHLTISIRDGGQSNLYIAPKEAGIDYIKKKLSSLPKMEGLNLVSSVSCKKAYENKTDFPEFRVTVIDYGVKFNTIRCLNHIKADVTVVPHNFSKKEILNTEPDGILLSNGPGDPQTMTEEVETIKGLLGEKPIFGICLGHQLLSRSLGFKTYKLKFGHHGINQPVKNLKNGKVEITSQNHGFCVDFQGKSADKNTVLTHINLNDNTVEGIKNEKLKAFSVQYHPESSPGPRDSRYLFSEFKAICLR from the coding sequence ATGGATAATAGTTTTAAAAAAGAAAAAGCCGTATTGATGTTTGAAAACGGAGATTTTTACGAAGGATTCTTTGAGGGAAAACCTCTGGAATCCGGCGGCGAAGCCGTTTTTAATACAGCTATGAACGGTTACCAGGAATTGGTTACGGACCCGTCTTATAACGGACAGGTAGTAGTTATGACTTATCCTATGATAGGCAATTACGGAATAAACGAGTTTGATTTTGAGTCCGACAAGGTGTGGATTTCCGGCTTGGTAACAAAAAATTACGTTAATAACTATTCGCATTACGGCGCAGTCAAAAGTTTATCCGAATTTATAAATTCGTACGGTTATCCGGTTGTATCCGGAATAGATACGAGGCATTTGACTATTTCTATAAGAGACGGAGGACAGTCGAACTTATATATAGCTCCAAAAGAAGCAGGTATCGATTATATTAAAAAGAAATTAAGTTCTTTACCTAAAATGGAAGGTTTAAATTTAGTCTCAAGCGTTTCATGCAAAAAAGCTTACGAAAATAAAACGGACTTTCCAGAATTCAGGGTTACGGTTATTGATTACGGAGTTAAATTTAATACTATTAGATGTTTAAATCATATAAAAGCCGATGTTACCGTAGTACCTCACAATTTTTCTAAAAAAGAAATATTAAATACAGAGCCGGATGGAATTCTTCTGTCGAACGGTCCCGGCGATCCTCAGACTATGACCGAAGAAGTTGAAACTATTAAGGGTTTGCTGGGCGAAAAGCCTATTTTTGGAATATGCCTCGGACATCAGCTTTTATCTAGGTCTTTAGGTTTTAAAACTTATAAGTTAAAATTTGGACATCACGGAATAAATCAACCCGTTAAAAATTTAAAAAACGGCAAGGTAGAAATTACTTCCCAGAATCATGGTTTTTGCGTAGATTTTCAAGGTAAATCAGCCGATAAGAATACCGTTTTGACGCATATAAATTTGAACGACAATACCGTCGAAGGCATTAAGAACGAAAAATTAAAGGCGTTTTCCGTTCAATATCATCCGGAAAGTTCTCCCGGTCCTAGAGATTCGCGGTATCTGTTTTCCGAATTTAAAGCGATATGTTTAAGATAA
- a CDS encoding dihydroorotase, translated as MDKLLIKNGIVIDPLTKTEVKRDIYIENGIIKDLPVKKPTGAKGGVKTISADGLIVFPGLIDMHVHLREPGYEYKETIKSGMEAAISGGFTSICCMPNTNPANDSEEVTSFLIGKAKNLDLINLFPIGAISKGLKGASLADIGKLKDAGAIALSDDGNPVEDSALMSRALLYADTFNLPVISHSEDIKLRGKGVINEGVMSERLGVIGMPSIAEDIGTARDVILAGYYGVKLHVAHVSTAGSVNIIRQAKKTGAKVTCETCPHYFSLTEESLLDYNTNAKMNPPLRTEMDKRAVTEAIQDGTIDVIATDHAPHSKDEKDDTLDAAPFGIIGLETSLPLTLRLFHDNKISLIRIAELMSLNPAKILNLTGRGSISNGYIGDITVVDLNKKWQFTEREIKSLSKNSPFIGEKFKGKSSFVIAGGKVLK; from the coding sequence ATGGATAAACTTTTAATAAAAAACGGCATAGTTATCGACCCTTTGACTAAAACCGAAGTCAAAAGAGATATCTATATAGAAAACGGAATAATAAAAGATTTGCCGGTTAAAAAGCCGACAGGCGCTAAGGGCGGAGTTAAAACCATATCCGCCGACGGTTTAATAGTTTTTCCCGGTTTAATAGATATGCACGTTCATTTAAGGGAACCCGGCTACGAATATAAAGAAACGATAAAATCGGGAATGGAGGCGGCAATATCCGGAGGATTTACCTCTATATGCTGTATGCCGAACACAAATCCGGCAAACGATTCGGAAGAGGTAACAAGTTTTTTAATAGGCAAGGCAAAAAATTTAGATTTAATAAATTTATTTCCTATAGGCGCTATTTCTAAAGGGCTTAAAGGCGCTTCGCTCGCCGATATAGGAAAACTTAAAGATGCCGGGGCGATAGCGCTTAGCGACGACGGCAATCCGGTAGAGGATTCGGCACTTATGAGCAGGGCGTTATTATATGCCGATACTTTTAATTTACCCGTTATATCGCACAGCGAAGATATAAAATTGCGCGGCAAAGGCGTAATAAACGAAGGGGTTATGTCGGAGCGGCTCGGCGTTATCGGCATGCCTAGTATCGCCGAAGATATAGGCACCGCAAGAGACGTTATTCTTGCCGGATATTACGGCGTAAAACTTCACGTTGCGCATGTTTCTACGGCGGGTTCCGTAAACATTATAAGACAGGCAAAAAAAACAGGGGCAAAAGTTACTTGCGAAACCTGTCCCCATTATTTTTCTCTTACCGAAGAATCTTTGCTCGATTATAATACTAACGCAAAAATGAATCCTCCTTTAAGGACTGAAATGGATAAAAGAGCCGTAACAGAAGCTATACAGGACGGAACTATAGACGTTATAGCTACGGATCATGCTCCTCACAGTAAAGACGAAAAGGACGACACTTTGGATGCCGCTCCTTTTGGAATTATAGGTTTAGAAACTTCATTGCCGTTAACCTTAAGGCTTTTTCACGATAACAAAATTTCTTTAATAAGAATTGCGGAGCTTATGTCTTTAAATCCTGCTAAAATTTTAAATTTAACGGGAAGGGGTTCGATTTCTAACGGTTATATAGGAGATATTACGGTAGTCGATTTAAATAAAAAGTGGCAGTTTACCGAAAGAGAAATTAAATCTTTAAGTAAAAATTCGCCTTTTATAGGAGAAAAGTTTAAAGGCAAATCTTCTTTTGTTATAGCAGGCGGTAAAGTTTTAAAATAA
- a CDS encoding aspartate carbamoyltransferase catalytic subunit translates to MSFQKKDLITIKDLSASDINYFVETAKEFKKISLKDIKKVPTLRGKTVVNIFYEPSTRTRSSFEIAQKRLSADSLSIAVSQSSVVKGESLKDTLLNLEAMKPDAFVIRHSESGAAHFISKITKASVVNAGDGINEHPTQCLLDIMTVAEAKKDFKSLKVAIIGDIYHSRVARSDIYGFSKLGAEIYLYAPHSLLPRMAEYGGGKVFISKSMEEAVKNADVIIMLRIQKERAGYYFIPSIEEYRNFFRLTPELLSKADKKVMVLHPGPVNRDVEISGSIINENKTHIFKQVENGVAVRMACLYILIGYQKLNG, encoded by the coding sequence ATGAGCTTTCAAAAAAAAGACCTCATTACTATCAAAGACCTATCGGCATCCGATATTAATTATTTTGTCGAAACCGCAAAAGAATTTAAAAAAATTTCTCTAAAAGACATAAAAAAAGTTCCTACGTTAAGGGGAAAAACCGTAGTAAATATTTTTTACGAACCGTCCACCAGAACAAGGTCGTCTTTTGAGATAGCGCAAAAAAGACTAAGCGCGGATTCTTTAAGCATTGCAGTTTCGCAGAGTTCCGTCGTGAAAGGAGAAAGTCTTAAAGATACTCTGCTTAATCTTGAGGCCATGAAGCCGGATGCTTTTGTTATCAGGCATTCAGAATCCGGAGCGGCGCATTTTATATCTAAGATTACAAAAGCTTCCGTCGTAAATGCCGGAGACGGCATAAACGAGCATCCCACGCAGTGTCTTTTGGATATTATGACGGTTGCGGAAGCAAAAAAAGATTTTAAGTCTCTTAAAGTGGCTATAATCGGAGATATTTATCACTCAAGAGTCGCACGGTCGGATATTTACGGATTTTCAAAGTTAGGCGCCGAAATTTATCTTTATGCTCCGCATTCTCTTTTGCCGAGGATGGCGGAATACGGCGGCGGCAAAGTATTTATTTCGAAAAGTATGGAAGAAGCGGTTAAAAATGCCGACGTAATAATAATGCTGAGAATACAGAAAGAAAGAGCAGGTTATTATTTTATACCGTCGATAGAAGAATACAGAAATTTTTTCAGGTTGACGCCTGAGCTTTTGTCGAAGGCCGATAAAAAAGTTATGGTGCTTCACCCCGGACCTGTAAACAGAGACGTGGAAATTTCCGGCAGTATAATAAACGAAAATAAAACCCATATATTTAAACAAGTTGAAAACGGAGTCGCCGTAAGAATGGCATGTCTTTATATTTTAATAGGATATCAGAAACTTAATGGATAA
- the pyrR gene encoding bifunctional pyr operon transcriptional regulator/uracil phosphoribosyltransferase PyrR, translating to MSKSGVIVFDDKETDLILNDFINKIISSGLDFSNIGIIGIKNGGIVLADLIKKAVLDRFGIDCKIGYIDMTLYRDDPFAVKKSGDSTDLPFDINGREILLVDDVISSGRTVRASIDEIFDFGRPAKIKLAAFIDKEGRELPVCPDFIGRKIKAEKNEIINVNITSISDKKFVEKI from the coding sequence ATGTCGAAAAGCGGAGTTATAGTTTTTGACGATAAAGAAACAGACTTAATTCTTAATGATTTTATAAATAAAATAATAAGTTCTGGTTTAGACTTTAGCAATATCGGAATAATAGGCATAAAAAACGGCGGAATCGTTTTGGCCGATTTGATAAAAAAAGCAGTCTTAGACAGGTTCGGCATAGACTGTAAAATCGGCTATATAGATATGACGCTTTATCGGGACGACCCGTTTGCCGTTAAAAAATCCGGCGATTCCACGGATCTTCCTTTCGATATCAACGGCAGGGAAATTTTACTCGTCGACGACGTTATAAGCAGCGGAAGAACCGTCAGGGCTTCCATAGACGAAATATTCGATTTCGGAAGACCGGCCAAGATTAAACTTGCGGCTTTTATCGATAAAGAAGGAAGAGAATTGCCTGTTTGTCCAGATTTTATAGGCAGGAAAATAAAAGCGGAAAAAAATGAAATAATTAACGTAAATATTACAAGTATAAGCGATAAAAAATTTGTCGAAAAAATATGA
- the lepB gene encoding signal peptidase I: protein MSDKKHTLWDYFKAIIIAIIIALLFRTFVVQAFKIPSGSMEPTLIPGDHILVNKFIYGIHIPFTGDIIPVSHPKTGQVIVFKFPYAKKYNLHPGIDFIKRVIGTPGDKIQIINNKVYINNRIYNCKYAKWTSNKILPAYDSPRDNYGPITVPKNELFVMGDNRDNSFDSRYWGFVPYKDVIGQAFIIYFSWNPKNHFEIYWHRFFKTIPECPIKNLG from the coding sequence ATGAGCGATAAAAAACATACATTATGGGATTACTTTAAAGCTATAATAATAGCGATAATTATAGCTTTACTATTTAGAACTTTCGTCGTACAGGCTTTTAAAATACCTTCGGGTTCTATGGAACCCACCCTTATACCGGGTGACCATATTTTGGTCAATAAGTTTATATACGGAATCCATATTCCTTTTACCGGCGATATAATTCCCGTTTCGCATCCTAAAACCGGTCAGGTAATAGTATTTAAATTTCCTTATGCAAAAAAATATAACCTTCATCCAGGTATAGATTTTATTAAAAGAGTTATAGGTACGCCGGGCGATAAGATTCAAATAATAAACAATAAAGTATACATTAATAATCGTATTTATAATTGCAAGTATGCTAAATGGACATCCAATAAGATTTTACCGGCTTACGATTCGCCAAGGGATAATTATGGCCCTATTACGGTTCCAAAAAATGAACTTTTTGTTATGGGCGATAACAGGGATAACAGTTTCGATTCGAGATATTGGGGTTTTGTTCCATATAAAGACGTAATAGGTCAGGCTTTTATCATATATTTTTCATGGAATCCTAAAAATCATTTCGAAATATACTGGCATCGTTTTTTTAAGACAATTCCCGAATGTCCAATTAAAAATTTAGGGTGA
- a CDS encoding elongation factor 4, which translates to MDIKKIRNFSIIAHIDHGKSTLADRFLDFTGAITEREKVSQFLDNMELERERGITIKAQTVRLTYNYGGVDYTLNLIDTPGHVDFSYEVSKSLAACEGALLVVDATQGVEAQTLANVYIASDMNLTVVPVINKIDLPSADPEKTKKEIEEVVGLEAGDAILASAKEGIGIKEILEAVIDKIPHPSGDPNAPLKALIFDSWFDSYQGVIALIRVFDGTVVPGDIILLMHSKISYEVQKVGVYSPFMKELNALSAGEVGFIIANIKDSGRFKIGDTITLKNNPTKEPLPDFKEPKPMVFAGIYPIDSDDYTELKDSIEKLKLNDPSFSFEPESSLALGFGFRCGFLGLLHMEIIVERLEREYGLSLISTSPTVLYNIITMKGEVKTALNPMKFPPSEDISMQEVEHIEEPFIKANIYVPSEYLGKIINLCVEKRGRQVELKYITKTRVQLVYELPLSEIVLDFYDQLKSLSKGYASFDYEFSGYRPADMIKLEILVNKDPIDALSVIVHRDKAYARGRNIVEKLRTLIPRQMFEVVLQAQIGSKIIAREEIKALRKNVLAKCYGGDITRKRKLLEKQKEGKKKMKNIGSVEIPQEAFLSILKV; encoded by the coding sequence ATGGACATAAAAAAAATAAGAAATTTTTCAATAATAGCCCATATCGACCATGGAAAGTCCACGCTTGCGGACAGGTTTTTAGATTTTACCGGAGCAATTACCGAAAGGGAAAAAGTTTCGCAGTTTTTAGATAACATGGAACTTGAGCGGGAAAGAGGCATTACTATAAAGGCTCAGACCGTGAGGCTTACATATAATTACGGCGGGGTCGATTATACGCTTAATCTGATCGACACTCCGGGACACGTAGATTTTTCTTATGAAGTGTCTAAGTCTTTAGCTGCTTGCGAAGGAGCTCTTTTGGTAGTCGATGCTACGCAGGGAGTTGAAGCGCAGACTTTAGCAAACGTTTATATTGCTTCGGATATGAACTTAACCGTAGTTCCGGTAATAAATAAAATAGACCTGCCCAGCGCCGACCCAGAAAAAACTAAGAAAGAAATTGAAGAAGTAGTTGGTTTGGAAGCCGGAGACGCAATTTTGGCAAGCGCTAAGGAAGGCATAGGAATTAAAGAGATATTAGAAGCGGTTATAGACAAAATACCCCATCCAAGCGGAGACCCGAACGCACCTCTAAAGGCGCTCATTTTCGACTCATGGTTTGATTCATATCAGGGCGTTATAGCGCTAATAAGGGTATTCGACGGAACCGTCGTTCCAGGCGATATCATACTGCTTATGCACTCCAAAATTTCATATGAAGTGCAAAAAGTAGGCGTTTACAGCCCTTTCATGAAAGAGCTTAATGCTTTAAGCGCCGGAGAAGTAGGATTTATAATAGCTAATATAAAAGATTCGGGAAGATTTAAAATTGGCGATACTATAACCCTTAAAAATAATCCTACAAAAGAACCTTTGCCGGATTTTAAAGAACCTAAACCTATGGTGTTTGCAGGCATCTATCCTATAGATTCCGACGATTATACCGAGCTTAAGGATTCTATAGAAAAATTAAAATTAAACGATCCTTCTTTTTCATTCGAGCCCGAAAGTTCGCTTGCTTTAGGTTTCGGTTTTAGATGCGGATTTCTTGGACTTTTACATATGGAAATTATAGTCGAAAGACTTGAGCGCGAATACGGTTTAAGTCTTATATCTACGTCGCCGACCGTTCTTTATAATATAATAACAATGAAAGGAGAAGTTAAAACTGCTCTTAATCCCATGAAATTTCCGCCTTCCGAAGATATTTCAATGCAGGAGGTCGAACATATAGAGGAACCTTTTATTAAGGCAAATATTTATGTTCCTTCCGAATATCTCGGGAAAATAATAAACCTTTGCGTAGAAAAAAGAGGAAGACAGGTAGAATTAAAATATATTACGAAAACCAGAGTCCAGTTAGTTTATGAATTGCCTCTGTCGGAGATAGTTCTCGATTTTTACGACCAGCTAAAATCTCTTTCTAAAGGGTATGCTTCTTTCGATTACGAATTCAGCGGATACAGGCCGGCAGATATGATAAAACTTGAGATATTGGTAAATAAAGACCCGATAGATGCCTTATCGGTTATAGTGCACAGGGACAAAGCCTATGCAAGGGGCAGAAATATAGTAGAAAAACTGAGGACTTTAATACCGAGGCAGATGTTCGAAGTTGTTCTTCAGGCGCAAATAGGTTCTAAAATTATAGCCAGGGAAGAGATAAAGGCTTTACGCAAGAACGTGCTAGCCAAATGTTACGGCGGCGATATTACAAGAAAGAGAAAACTTTTAGAGAAACAGAAAGAAGGAAAGAAAAAAATGAAAAATATCGGTTCGGTCGAAATTCCACAGGAGGCATTCCTCTCTATATTGAAAGTCTGA